Below is a genomic region from Trichoderma asperellum chromosome 2, complete sequence.
TATatttcttcccttcttctttggtttATCTAGGCCAAAATGAAACGAAAACAGAGGATGAAAAAagattctttctttccttcaagAGGTAATTTTCTTCTGTCCGTCCGTTTACTCCAGTCGGTTCATGCGCTCCCTCTCAACCTCGTAGTTGAAATCGAAATAGCCCTTGTCGAAGTGGTGGACACGGACATAACCGTCCTCTCCTCCAGAGGCATAGCTTCGGCCAGTGGGgtcagcagcaacagtgTTGAGGGGACCGAAGTGACCACGGACACGACCAATCTCGTCTTCGAAAACCTTGTGGTAGAATCTGGCCTCGAATCGACCCTGGCGGccggaggtggtggtgactTCCATGGCGGCCTGACCACCTCCCAGAATAACGAAGTCCTTCTTGGGGGTGATTGTGGCGCTGTTGAGAGGGGTGTCTGCCGTGTAGGTCTTGAGGGTGGCGAGGTCGCGAGCAGAGATAAGCTGTTTGAGGGGGGTCCCGAGTTAGCAGAGTATAACGAGTCAACAGGTTATAAAAAAGATGCTGTACCTTGGCAGTCTTGTCTCGGCAAGCAGTGATGAAGTAGGTCCTGTCGGGTGACCACTGCAGGTCGACGATGGGCTTGTCCAGCTCGTGGGCAGTGACCTTGTCCAGCAGCTCGCCAGTCTTGGCATCGTACTGGCTGACACTGCCGTCCTCGTGGCCGGCGATGATGTACTGGCTGGCCTGGCTCCAGCCAGCAACAGTGGCCTTGCTCTCGTCGCAAACAATGGTCAGGGACCTCTCGTCGGTCTGCTCGGCGTTGATGTCCGGGTTGAtgtcgatgacgacgatgttGCTCAGGTAGCCCATACGCTTCTCAGTAACGCCCAGCAGTTTGGTACCGTCCTCGTTGAACTCGACACGCTTGACGGCGGTGGGGAACTCCCAAGTCTTGAGGCACTTGCCGGTCTTGACCTCCCACAGGCGGATGGTGTTGTCGGCTGAGCCAGAGGCGATCATGGTGGAGGTAGGGTCGACGTCGACGGTCCAGATAGCACCGACGTGGCCGTGGTAGGTTCCTAGACGCTCGCCATTGTGGGAAAACCAGACACAGATCTGCTGGTCCTTTGCGACGGAGAAGATGAGATCACCATCGAGGTTGTATCTGATGCGCAGAAAAACTTGAGTTAGCTCGGGCCTCTCTTATTGGCAGAGTcaaaaggaggaagaggaggggcTGGCGCGAAAAACGAAGAATAgagctctgcttctgctgcttctccttctctcctgGGACAACAAGCAGACGTACTTGATCTGGGTGAGAGCACGCTCGTGCCCGGCAAGAAGGATGGGTCTCATTTTGTCGGTGATCCTGATGCTGGAAGGCTGAGGAAATAATCAGGGAAGGGGGGGATATAATATGGGCCAGCACGAGGTCGGATTGGAGATGGTGGTGCTTTGGAAATTTTGGCGATAATTGTGCGTCTTGGTGGGGCTAGAGTTGTGGCGCGGGGAGAGTCATTGGTGGCGCGGCCCAAAGGGGAAGGCTTGTGCGTGGGCAAGTGGCTGGGCATGTGTGAATTTTTAGCTCCTTGTCGAATATTCTCACCTGCTTGGTGCAAGTTGCTGTGAACGACCAATGGAGTAATAGATGATCTGGCAGAGCGTTGCCCACGCATCGAATCCCGGGTATGAAGTCTGGCGTGCGGCCACTTCCTAATAGAGCCAAAGCACAGTACTTGGACGATGACTGTCTCGTTTCGCCATTTCCTGAAACAATCACATAGTGAGTCACTTAAGGCACGCAGTTGAGTCACTGTCTTCGCTAGAAGTTAGGCATCGCGCCATATTGCATTGACGACTGCCATGTAGTGCTATTTAACTGAAGATCCTTTATCACAACGCGTTTACCTAAAGGGTTACATAGAGGGCGGGCTTGTTTGTACGATTGAGATGCCGACTTAAAACCGTTGCTAGTAGTTTACATGGGTATGGGCTGAGCTTTGGCTATTCCTCAACAACAGACTCAAAGAAGACAGCAATATTAACCGGCATGCCTTGCAGGTAGGCGAAGGTGGCGTGGACACTCTGCTCCTCGCATTTCATAGGTTCATTATGGCAACGCTACTAATTGTTTATAGTAATACAcagttaatagtaatacgcagtaatatataatagtaatacgaagtaatactatataataataaacgtTACACTTCGTTC
It encodes:
- the TIF34 gene encoding translation initiation factor eIF3 subunit (BUSCO:EOG092D2IC5); translated protein: MRPILLAGHERALTQIKYNLDGDLIFSVAKDQQICVWFSHNGERLGTYHGHVGAIWTVDVDPTSTMIASGSADNTIRLWEVKTGKCLKTWEFPTAVKRVEFNEDGTKLLGVTEKRMGYLSNIVVIDINPDINAEQTDERSLTIVCDESKATVAGWSQASQYIIAGHEDGSVSQYDAKTGELLDKVTAHELDKPIVDLQWSPDRTYFITACRDKTAKLISARDLATLKTYTADTPLNSATITPKKDFVILGGGQAAMEVTTTSGRQGRFEARFYHKVFEDEIGRVRGHFGPLNTVAADPTGRSYASGGEDGYVRVHHFDKGYFDFNYEVERERMNRLE